The following coding sequences lie in one Listeria ivanovii subsp. londoniensis genomic window:
- a CDS encoding xylulokinase, producing the protein MDSKAVKETISQGKTSLGIEFGSTRIKAVLIDDYQQPIASGTYEWENQLIDGIWTYSLEEIWHGLQESYQQLKTNVQTTYDVTLTTVGALGFSAMMHGYLVFDQSDRLLVPFRTWRNTMTAAEEKELTGLFDYNIPQRWSIAHLYHAMSNQEEHVKDIAYMTTLAGFIHWQLTGEKVLGIGDASGMFPIDSKTKQFDAEMLARFEQKVISAKYPWQLKEIMPHVLIAGKSAGILTEEGAKRLDPSGDLKAGIPLCPPEGDAGTGMVATNSVAIRTGNVSVGTSIFAMIVLEKELKKVHTALDMVTTPAGELVAMVHANNCSSDINAWIQLFNEFATLGGLNISTNQLYELLFKQALLGDKDCGGLLPYGYLSGENITQVSNGRPLFIRTPDSQFNLANFMRSHLYSAFGALHIGMQILTDEEQVAIDQVFGHGGIFKTAGVAQKILAAAMNTPVSLMETAGEGGAWGIALLADYLKYAEKDVTLTDYLAQQVFVQSQAIEEKPNPDDVAGFQQFMQRYEAGLSIEKTAEAWN; encoded by the coding sequence ATGGACTCAAAAGCAGTAAAAGAAACAATTAGCCAAGGAAAGACATCATTAGGCATTGAATTTGGTTCCACTCGAATCAAAGCTGTTTTGATTGATGATTACCAACAACCAATCGCTTCAGGCACTTACGAATGGGAAAATCAATTAATCGACGGCATTTGGACCTATAGTTTGGAAGAAATCTGGCATGGATTACAAGAGAGTTATCAACAATTAAAAACAAATGTCCAAACAACCTACGATGTAACCTTAACAACTGTAGGAGCATTAGGGTTTAGTGCTATGATGCATGGATACTTAGTTTTTGATCAATCCGATCGTTTACTGGTTCCTTTTCGAACATGGCGGAATACTATGACGGCCGCAGAAGAAAAAGAACTAACGGGATTATTTGATTACAATATCCCTCAACGCTGGAGTATTGCTCATTTATACCATGCGATGTCGAACCAAGAAGAACATGTAAAAGACATAGCCTATATGACTACCTTAGCAGGATTTATTCATTGGCAACTCACTGGTGAAAAAGTGTTAGGAATTGGCGATGCTTCAGGGATGTTTCCAATTGATTCTAAAACGAAGCAGTTTGATGCAGAAATGCTGGCACGTTTTGAGCAAAAAGTCATATCTGCTAAGTACCCTTGGCAATTAAAAGAGATTATGCCACATGTCCTTATCGCTGGAAAGTCTGCAGGGATATTAACCGAAGAAGGAGCTAAACGGTTGGATCCTTCAGGTGATTTAAAGGCTGGGATTCCGTTATGTCCACCAGAAGGTGATGCAGGGACGGGGATGGTTGCTACCAACAGTGTCGCTATTCGTACCGGAAATGTTTCTGTGGGGACTTCGATTTTTGCTATGATTGTTTTGGAAAAAGAGTTAAAGAAAGTTCATACAGCATTGGACATGGTAACTACACCAGCTGGAGAATTAGTAGCGATGGTTCATGCGAATAACTGTTCTTCTGATATTAATGCTTGGATACAACTGTTTAATGAATTTGCAACACTTGGTGGACTTAACATCTCAACAAATCAGTTGTATGAACTGCTCTTCAAACAGGCTTTATTAGGGGATAAAGATTGTGGTGGTTTACTTCCTTATGGTTATTTATCTGGTGAAAACATTACGCAAGTGTCAAACGGGCGTCCGTTGTTTATTCGGACACCAGATAGTCAATTTAATTTGGCAAACTTTATGCGAAGCCACTTGTATTCAGCGTTTGGTGCATTGCACATAGGCATGCAAATTTTAACAGATGAAGAACAGGTAGCCATTGATCAAGTGTTCGGGCACGGCGGTATTTTTAAAACTGCCGGGGTGGCACAAAAAATTTTAGCTGCGGCTATGAATACACCTGTCTCGTTAATGGAAACAGCTGGTGAAGGAGGCGCTTGGGGGATTGCTTTATTAGCAGATTATTTAAAATATGCCGAAAAAGATGTCACTTTAACAGATTATTTAGCGCAACAAGTTTTTGTACAAAGCCAAGCAATTGAGGAAAAACCTAATCCTGATGATGTTGCGGGCTTCCAACAGTTTATGCAACGCTATGAGGCGGGACTATCGATTGAAAAAACTGCAGAAGCATGGAACTAA
- a CDS encoding L-ribulose-5-phosphate 4-epimerase, whose product MLEALKEEVYQANVELPKQGLIKYTWGNVSGIDREKELFVIKPSGVDYDTLQPADMVVCDLAGNVVEGKLNPSSDTPTHAILYQKYPEIGGIVHTHSTWATIWAQAGLDVPAMGTTHADTFYGTVPCARFLTQAEIDRGYEKETGNVIVETFQQRGIAPMAVPGVLLHGHGSFTWGKDAKSAVMNAVVLDEVCKMNLFARQLNHFSEELPQRILDKHYLRKHGKDAYYGQK is encoded by the coding sequence ATGTTAGAAGCTTTAAAAGAAGAAGTTTATCAGGCAAATGTAGAATTACCTAAACAAGGGCTTATCAAATACACTTGGGGGAATGTCAGTGGCATTGATCGAGAAAAAGAGTTATTTGTAATTAAGCCATCTGGTGTGGATTATGATACGTTACAACCAGCAGATATGGTGGTTTGTGACTTGGCAGGTAACGTGGTAGAAGGAAAATTAAATCCGTCTTCTGATACACCTACCCATGCTATTTTGTATCAAAAATATCCAGAAATCGGAGGGATTGTTCATACACATTCAACTTGGGCAACAATTTGGGCACAAGCTGGCTTAGATGTGCCCGCCATGGGGACTACTCATGCAGATACTTTTTATGGGACAGTACCTTGTGCACGTTTTTTAACACAAGCAGAAATTGATCGAGGATATGAAAAAGAAACAGGAAATGTAATTGTTGAAACCTTCCAACAGCGAGGGATTGCTCCAATGGCTGTTCCAGGTGTGTTATTACATGGTCATGGATCTTTTACATGGGGCAAAGATGCTAAAAGTGCTGTAATGAACGCCGTGGTATTGGATGAAGTGTGTAAAATGAATTTATTCGCGCGACAATTGAATCATTTTTCAGAAGAGTTACCTCAGCGAATCTTAGATAAACATTATTTACGTAAACATGGTAAAGATGCCTATTACGGTCAAAAATAA
- the araA gene encoding L-arabinose isomerase: MLTISKKEFWFVVGSQHLYGEEALQEVRTHAEEMVQVLNDSGQLPYPIKLQELAVTAETITKIMKEVNYRDEVAGVITWMHTFSPAKMWIRGTKLLQKPLLHLATQYNESIPWKTIDMDFMNLNQAAHGDREYGFINARLNKQNKVVVGYWQRTEIQKQIAEWMDVAVAYNESFAIKVARFGDNMRNVAVTEGDKVEAQIQFGWVVDYFGIGDLVQVIDAVTKEEVDTLFAEYQTLYDFDYGEYGEEEWTAHVKVQARQEIGLRRFLEAGNYNAFSTNFEDLYGMQQLPGLAVQRLMAEGYGFAGEGDWKTAAIDRLMKIMARNENTGFMEDYTYELAVGQEAILQSHMMEVDPTLANNKPKIVVSPLSMGNREDPARLVFDGKPGAGVVVSMADFGTHYKLLINEVDVFEPTEAAPNLPVARVMWQPKPNFHEGVQSWIETGGGHHTVISLNLTSDQMEIWAKLVDLEYVTIK, encoded by the coding sequence ATGCTAACAATTAGTAAAAAAGAATTTTGGTTTGTCGTCGGTTCACAACATTTATACGGAGAAGAAGCATTACAAGAAGTTCGTACCCATGCAGAAGAAATGGTACAAGTGTTAAATGATAGTGGTCAATTACCTTATCCAATTAAACTACAAGAACTAGCTGTAACGGCAGAGACCATTACGAAAATTATGAAAGAAGTCAATTATCGGGATGAAGTGGCTGGTGTCATTACGTGGATGCACACATTTTCCCCAGCTAAAATGTGGATTCGTGGCACAAAATTATTGCAAAAACCACTTCTTCATTTAGCGACCCAGTACAATGAAAGTATTCCTTGGAAAACTATAGATATGGACTTTATGAACTTAAATCAAGCAGCGCATGGCGATCGTGAATATGGTTTTATTAATGCTCGTTTAAACAAACAAAATAAAGTTGTTGTAGGCTACTGGCAACGTACGGAAATACAAAAACAAATTGCTGAATGGATGGATGTAGCCGTAGCATATAATGAAAGCTTTGCTATTAAAGTGGCTCGTTTTGGGGATAACATGCGAAATGTAGCCGTGACAGAAGGAGATAAAGTAGAAGCACAAATTCAATTTGGTTGGGTAGTTGATTACTTTGGCATTGGGGATTTAGTTCAAGTCATTGATGCAGTAACAAAAGAAGAAGTGGATACATTGTTTGCAGAATATCAAACGTTATACGATTTTGATTATGGGGAGTATGGCGAAGAAGAATGGACGGCACATGTAAAAGTACAAGCACGCCAAGAAATTGGTTTGCGTCGCTTTCTTGAAGCAGGAAATTACAATGCCTTCAGTACCAACTTTGAAGATTTATATGGTATGCAACAATTACCAGGTTTAGCTGTCCAACGTTTAATGGCAGAAGGTTATGGCTTTGCTGGCGAAGGAGATTGGAAAACAGCTGCGATTGATCGCTTAATGAAAATTATGGCTAGAAATGAAAACACTGGATTTATGGAAGACTATACTTATGAATTAGCAGTAGGTCAAGAAGCGATTTTACAATCTCATATGATGGAAGTTGACCCAACGTTAGCTAATAATAAGCCGAAAATTGTTGTCTCTCCTCTTTCAATGGGGAATCGAGAAGACCCTGCTCGTTTAGTCTTTGATGGAAAGCCAGGTGCAGGTGTTGTCGTTTCTATGGCGGATTTTGGCACCCATTATAAATTATTGATTAACGAAGTAGATGTATTTGAGCCAACAGAAGCTGCACCAAATTTACCTGTTGCACGAGTAATGTGGCAACCAAAACCAAACTTCCATGAAGGCGTTCAGTCATGGATTGAAACCGGTGGCGGACATCATACCGTTATTTCTTTAAACTTAACCTCTGATCAAATGGAAATATGGGCAAAATTAGTTGATTTAGAGTACGTAACAATTAAATAA
- a CDS encoding aldose epimerase family protein — protein sequence MDILKKSFGKTADLFILKNNQGSELAVSNQGARIVSLKVMVDGKLRETVLGFDSIEEYLEKDPYIGASIGRFSGRIRQGTFTIEQQQYQVSVDSETGHNLHGGIGFDKYMWEATEKIAKDFVAVTFTFTSPDGDQGFPGNLTAKVTYTLTNKNEWKIFYTATTDKATIYNPTNHVYFNLTGDSTKGIDEHILKMNAQRYIEVDKQVIPTGNVNNVQGTIFDFTQGKKMSELFTNVASEASKIDGLDHPFLLNKQSPQVTLTSPDKKVIIEMTTDDPAVVVFTANFGDEGPIMHGKKLANHGGITLETQVAPGATDYPEWGNVILKPNEHFEKETVFKLIIQES from the coding sequence ATGGACATTCTTAAAAAGAGCTTTGGTAAAACTGCTGATTTATTTATTTTAAAAAACAATCAAGGCTCGGAACTAGCTGTGTCAAACCAAGGAGCCCGTATCGTTTCTTTAAAAGTGATGGTAGATGGAAAACTAAGAGAAACGGTTTTAGGATTTGATTCAATTGAAGAGTATTTAGAAAAAGATCCTTATATTGGTGCGTCAATTGGACGTTTTTCAGGCCGAATAAGACAAGGAACATTTACCATTGAGCAGCAACAATATCAAGTTTCTGTAGATTCTGAAACGGGACATAACTTACACGGCGGTATCGGCTTTGACAAATATATGTGGGAAGCTACCGAAAAAATAGCAAAAGATTTTGTGGCTGTTACCTTCACTTTCACAAGTCCAGATGGAGATCAAGGCTTTCCGGGGAATCTAACAGCAAAAGTCACCTACACACTAACCAATAAGAATGAATGGAAAATCTTTTATACTGCGACAACTGACAAAGCGACCATATACAATCCTACCAATCATGTATATTTTAATTTGACAGGAGATAGTACAAAAGGAATCGATGAACATATTTTAAAAATGAACGCACAACGCTACATTGAAGTAGATAAACAAGTTATCCCAACAGGAAATGTTAACAATGTCCAAGGAACGATTTTTGATTTCACTCAAGGGAAAAAAATGAGCGAACTATTTACGAATGTGGCATCAGAAGCAAGTAAAATTGATGGACTGGATCACCCATTTTTATTAAATAAACAGTCGCCACAAGTCACACTCACTTCTCCAGATAAAAAAGTAATCATCGAAATGACAACAGACGATCCTGCTGTAGTGGTTTTTACAGCGAATTTTGGAGATGAAGGTCCTATCATGCATGGAAAAAAATTAGCGAACCATGGAGGAATTACTTTGGAAACCCAAGTTGCACCAGGAGCAACCGATTATCCAGAGTGGGGCAACGTGATTTTAAAACCAAATGAACACTTTGAAAAAGAAACAGTTTTTAAACTAATTATTCAAGAGTCATAG
- a CDS encoding helix-turn-helix domain-containing protein, translating into MLVRFGRNYKLSITMRFRKRRPKLYTANAKDPQKQAVYHQIVRMLNDELSIKAIAEKNKVTRMTVYRIKKELDSNLSSELIDS; encoded by the coding sequence GTGCTAGTTCGGTTTGGTAGAAATTACAAATTATCTATAACAATGAGATTTAGAAAGAGGAGACCGAAGCTTTATACTGCAAATGCAAAAGACCCACAAAAACAAGCAGTTTATCATCAAATTGTTCGAATGTTAAATGATGAGCTATCTATAAAAGCGATTGCAGAAAAAAATAAAGTGACACGGATGACAGTATATCGAATAAAAAAAGAGTTGGACTCGAATCTTTCAAGTGAGTTGATTGATTCATAA
- the gdhA gene encoding NADP-specific glutamate dehydrogenase → MAQTPTIQNNTKAAEDYATHVFETIKQRNPGETEFHQAVEEFLNSVIPALAKEPKYEANGILEQLTEPERLISFRVPWVDDSGTVHVNRGYRVQFNSAIGPYKGGLRFHPSVTGSIVKFLGFEQIFKNSLTGLPIGGGKGGSDFDPKGKSDAEVMRFCQSFMTELQKHIGPDTDVPAGDIGVGGREIGYLFGQYKRLRGAYDAGTLTGKGLTYGGSLARTEATGYGLVYFTVEMLEAAGETIRGKKIVVSGSGNVAIYAIEKAHELGAKVVACSDSAGFVYDKEGIKVATVKQLKEVERKRISEYVAFHPSAEYYAGGDVWSVPCDIALPCATQNEINADQARALVKNGVIAIAEGANMPSTLEAVDIYHENKVLFGPAKAANAGGVAVSALEMAQNSTRMSWTFQTVDEHLQNIMKDIYKNSSNAASEYGAPGNLVIGSNIAGFLKVADTMIAQGII, encoded by the coding sequence ATGGCACAAACACCCACTATCCAAAATAACACAAAAGCAGCCGAAGATTACGCAACACATGTGTTTGAAACAATTAAACAACGTAACCCAGGTGAAACAGAATTCCACCAAGCAGTAGAAGAATTTTTAAACTCTGTTATTCCAGCTCTTGCTAAAGAACCAAAGTACGAAGCAAACGGTATCTTAGAACAACTGACAGAACCTGAACGTCTTATTAGTTTCCGAGTTCCATGGGTGGATGATTCTGGAACAGTACATGTGAACCGTGGTTACCGAGTACAGTTCAATAGCGCTATTGGCCCTTATAAAGGTGGATTACGTTTTCACCCTTCCGTAACTGGCAGTATCGTAAAATTCCTTGGTTTCGAACAAATTTTCAAAAATTCCTTAACAGGTTTACCAATTGGTGGCGGCAAAGGTGGCTCTGATTTTGATCCAAAAGGTAAATCAGATGCAGAAGTAATGCGCTTTTGTCAAAGTTTTATGACGGAATTACAAAAACATATCGGCCCTGATACGGATGTCCCAGCTGGCGATATCGGTGTTGGCGGACGTGAAATCGGCTACTTATTCGGCCAATATAAACGACTTCGCGGCGCTTATGATGCAGGTACTTTAACTGGTAAAGGTCTTACTTATGGCGGAAGCTTAGCAAGAACGGAAGCAACTGGTTATGGTCTAGTTTATTTCACAGTGGAGATGCTAGAAGCTGCTGGTGAAACAATCCGTGGCAAGAAAATCGTCGTTTCCGGTTCCGGTAATGTCGCTATTTATGCGATTGAAAAAGCACATGAGTTGGGTGCAAAAGTCGTAGCATGTAGTGACTCAGCTGGATTTGTTTATGATAAAGAAGGAATTAAAGTAGCAACCGTTAAACAGCTAAAAGAAGTAGAACGCAAACGTATCAGTGAGTATGTAGCTTTCCACCCTTCTGCTGAATATTACGCTGGCGGCGATGTTTGGTCCGTTCCATGTGATATCGCGCTACCATGTGCGACACAAAACGAAATCAACGCTGATCAAGCTCGTGCTCTTGTAAAAAATGGTGTTATCGCTATCGCTGAAGGCGCCAATATGCCTTCCACTCTTGAAGCGGTTGATATCTATCATGAAAATAAAGTATTATTTGGTCCTGCCAAAGCCGCTAATGCAGGTGGTGTAGCTGTATCTGCACTTGAAATGGCTCAAAACAGTACGCGAATGAGCTGGACTTTCCAAACAGTAGATGAACATTTACAAAACATTATGAAAGACATTTATAAAAATTCTAGCAATGCTGCAAGCGAATATGGCGCTCCTGGAAACCTAGTCATTGGTTCCAACATTGCCGGTTTCCTAAAAGTAGCGGATACAATGATCGCTCAAGGAATTATTTAA
- the hisE gene encoding phosphoribosyl-ATP diphosphatase → MLTKLYEEINLRKAQPKEGSYTNYLFDKGLDKILKKVGEETTEVVIAAKNNNQELISEISDLTYHLLVLLAEKNIPLAAVEVELKNRTGKLSTTRDRKKIDEL, encoded by the coding sequence ATGCTAACTAAATTATATGAAGAAATTAATCTTCGTAAAGCACAACCAAAAGAAGGATCTTATACCAACTATTTATTTGATAAAGGTCTCGATAAAATTCTAAAAAAGGTCGGAGAAGAAACAACAGAAGTCGTCATCGCCGCTAAAAACAACAATCAAGAACTTATTTCCGAAATATCCGACCTCACCTACCACCTGCTCGTCCTTTTGGCTGAAAAAAATATCCCCCTAGCCGCTGTTGAGGTAGAATTAAAAAACCGCACTGGTAAACTAAGTACTACACGCGACCGTAAAAAAATTGATGAATTATAA
- the hisI gene encoding phosphoribosyl-AMP cyclohydrolase yields MKSIDFSKGLVPTIILDDENGEVLMLAYMNEESYQKTLQTGFTWFYSRSRDELWNKGASSGHIQKVKEIWTDCDSDTLLIRVIQTGPACHTGKRSCFFKLIKEEI; encoded by the coding sequence ATGAAGTCGATTGATTTTTCGAAAGGTCTTGTCCCCACCATTATCCTAGACGATGAAAATGGCGAAGTATTGATGCTCGCTTACATGAATGAAGAAAGTTATCAAAAAACCCTCCAAACAGGCTTCACATGGTTCTACTCTCGTTCTAGAGATGAACTATGGAACAAGGGGGCATCAAGCGGCCACATCCAAAAAGTAAAAGAAATCTGGACAGACTGCGATAGCGATACTTTGCTCATCCGAGTAATTCAAACTGGCCCAGCATGTCATACAGGAAAAAGAAGTTGCTTTTTCAAGCTTATCAAGGAGGAAATTTAA
- the hisF gene encoding imidazole glycerol phosphate synthase subunit HisF has translation MLTKRIIPCLDVTAGRVVKGVNFVSLTDVGDPVEIAKAYNKAGADEIIFLDITATVELRETMIDVVERTAEQVFIPLTVGGGISSVSDMKKLLQAGADKISLNSAAIQRPELIQEGAAKFGNQCIVVAIDAKWNGTNWSVYTKGGRNDTGLDAIKWAKEAVKLGAGEILLTSMDGDGTKNGYDIPLTKAISEVVPVPVIASGGCGNADHIAEVLEQTNATAALAASIFHYGELSIQNVKKTLLDKGVNIRP, from the coding sequence TTGCTTACTAAACGAATCATTCCTTGTCTTGATGTCACTGCTGGTCGAGTAGTAAAAGGTGTCAATTTTGTTTCATTAACAGATGTCGGCGATCCTGTTGAAATTGCAAAAGCCTACAATAAAGCCGGCGCCGATGAAATTATTTTCTTAGATATCACCGCAACAGTCGAGCTTCGCGAAACAATGATTGATGTTGTCGAACGAACGGCCGAACAAGTATTCATTCCACTTACGGTTGGCGGAGGAATCAGCAGTGTTTCCGATATGAAAAAGCTCCTTCAAGCCGGCGCCGATAAAATCTCGCTTAATTCAGCAGCAATTCAACGCCCTGAGCTTATCCAAGAAGGAGCTGCAAAGTTTGGTAATCAATGCATTGTTGTCGCTATTGATGCTAAATGGAATGGCACCAATTGGAGTGTCTATACAAAAGGTGGACGAAATGACACTGGTCTTGATGCCATCAAGTGGGCAAAAGAAGCGGTTAAACTAGGAGCTGGCGAAATCCTCCTAACTAGTATGGACGGTGATGGAACCAAAAACGGTTACGATATACCACTTACAAAAGCTATTTCTGAAGTCGTCCCAGTCCCAGTCATTGCTTCTGGTGGTTGTGGAAATGCCGACCATATAGCTGAAGTGTTAGAACAAACAAATGCAACCGCCGCACTTGCAGCAAGTATTTTCCATTACGGCGAACTTAGCATCCAAAATGTCAAAAAAACATTGCTTGATAAAGGAGTGAATATCCGCCCATGA
- the hisA gene encoding 1-(5-phosphoribosyl)-5-[(5-phosphoribosylamino)methylideneamino]imidazole-4-carboxamide isomerase: MQIFPAIDLKNGQCVRLFQGDFTKKLVVNPDPVAQASTFAKDGASYLHIVDLDGALEGRPVNLEIIKEMKKVAGIPVQVGGGIRSMAQVDYYLQSGINRVIIGSAALTDPAFLQAAVQKYGPKIAAGIDAKNGFVATSGWLDISQVSYLDLAKEMETMQVETIIYTDISRDGTLTGPNLEQMEALKKHVSVNLIASGGVSSRQDLEALAKLNLYGAIAGKALYNNNISMSDVIEVEQFAY; this comes from the coding sequence ATGCAAATCTTCCCAGCAATAGATTTAAAAAACGGTCAATGCGTGAGACTTTTCCAGGGTGATTTTACAAAAAAATTAGTCGTCAATCCAGATCCTGTCGCTCAAGCAAGCACATTTGCCAAAGATGGTGCCTCTTATTTACACATAGTTGATCTAGACGGTGCATTAGAAGGACGGCCAGTAAATCTTGAAATTATTAAAGAAATGAAAAAAGTCGCTGGGATTCCCGTCCAAGTTGGTGGAGGTATCCGGAGCATGGCACAAGTGGATTACTATCTACAATCCGGTATTAACCGTGTCATCATTGGTTCCGCTGCCCTTACAGACCCTGCTTTCTTACAAGCAGCTGTTCAAAAATATGGCCCTAAAATCGCCGCCGGAATTGATGCTAAAAATGGTTTTGTCGCAACAAGCGGCTGGTTAGATATTAGTCAAGTATCTTACTTAGACTTGGCGAAAGAAATGGAAACCATGCAGGTAGAAACAATTATCTATACAGATATCAGTCGTGATGGTACATTAACTGGCCCTAATCTCGAACAAATGGAAGCCTTAAAAAAGCATGTTTCTGTAAACCTTATAGCATCTGGAGGAGTAAGTAGTCGCCAAGACTTAGAAGCACTTGCCAAACTTAATCTTTACGGAGCCATTGCCGGTAAAGCTCTTTACAACAACAATATTTCCATGTCTGATGTCATCGAGGTGGAACAATTTGCTTACTAA
- the hisH gene encoding imidazole glycerol phosphate synthase subunit HisH, producing the protein MIVIVDYDTGNTKSISKAFDFIGLPNKISSSKAAMIEADGIILPGVGAYPEAMQELIQRGLDITLKNIATMGKPILGVCLGMQLLLESSREHTFTNGLGLIPGCVEKLPTKPTFAVPHMGWNELNIQQTTPLTTNLNGEYVYYVHSYYAKCTPEYIIATSSYSVEIPSMIRNGNIYGAQFHPEKSGEIGLQILTGFKEVIATCKSSQQ; encoded by the coding sequence ATGATTGTTATTGTTGATTATGATACTGGAAATACGAAGAGCATTAGCAAAGCATTTGATTTTATTGGCTTACCAAATAAAATTTCTAGTAGTAAAGCTGCCATGATAGAAGCAGACGGTATTATTCTTCCTGGTGTCGGCGCCTACCCTGAAGCAATGCAAGAACTAATTCAGCGAGGACTTGATATCACACTCAAAAACATCGCCACCATGGGGAAACCTATACTTGGCGTTTGTCTCGGCATGCAACTCTTGCTCGAATCAAGCCGCGAGCATACTTTCACAAACGGACTCGGGCTCATTCCAGGTTGCGTCGAAAAACTACCAACCAAACCCACATTTGCAGTACCGCACATGGGATGGAACGAACTAAATATCCAGCAAACAACTCCTTTAACTACCAATTTAAATGGAGAATATGTATATTATGTCCACTCGTATTATGCAAAATGTACTCCCGAATATATTATCGCCACTAGTAGCTATTCAGTAGAAATTCCAAGCATGATAAGAAATGGAAATATTTACGGAGCACAATTCCATCCTGAAAAAAGCGGCGAAATTGGATTACAAATTTTAACCGGTTTTAAGGAGGTCATCGCAACATGCAAATCTTCCCAGCAATAG
- the hisB gene encoding imidazoleglycerol-phosphate dehydratase HisB: MRTATKTRTTAETSIELALNLDTQEEATISTGVGFLDHMLTLLAKHSRITLHVKADGDTYVDAHHTVEDIGITLGICLKEALGDKTCINRYGSAYVPMDESLGFAALDLSGRSYLVFDAELINPKLGDFDTELVEEFFQAVAFNAEMNLHLRVLYGKNTHHKIEALFKAFGRALREAITINPDIQGINSTKGVL, from the coding sequence ATGAGAACTGCAACGAAAACACGAACTACTGCAGAAACATCGATTGAACTTGCACTCAACTTGGACACACAAGAAGAAGCTACTATTTCTACGGGAGTTGGATTTTTAGACCATATGCTTACACTCCTTGCCAAACACAGCCGTATTACTTTGCACGTTAAAGCAGATGGAGATACTTATGTCGATGCTCACCATACTGTAGAAGATATTGGTATCACACTTGGTATTTGTTTAAAAGAAGCACTTGGTGACAAAACTTGTATCAATCGTTACGGTTCCGCATATGTTCCAATGGATGAATCGCTCGGTTTTGCTGCCCTTGACTTAAGTGGTCGCTCGTATCTAGTTTTCGATGCGGAGTTAATAAATCCTAAATTAGGTGATTTTGACACTGAGCTTGTCGAAGAATTTTTCCAAGCAGTCGCTTTCAATGCCGAAATGAATTTACATCTGCGGGTTCTTTATGGCAAAAATACCCATCATAAAATTGAAGCTCTTTTTAAAGCCTTTGGACGTGCTCTCCGGGAGGCTATCACGATTAATCCAGATATCCAAGGCATCAATTCAACTAAAGGAGTCCTGTAA